The genome window ATCACCGTCTGCGCGGACGTCTCGGACAGTGCCGCGTAGATCCCGCCGGTGTGGAGCCAGCGCACGCCGAGGTCGCCGAAGAGGTGGTCCCAGTCGACGTCGTCCGGGCCGAGCTGGCTCGCTGCCGTGTGGCCGCGGTCGGAGACCCCGACGGCGCCGCGCACGCCGAAGCCCCGCTCGGTGAAGTTGAGGCCGTTGCGTACCGAGCGCCCGATGCCGTCGTAGGGCAGCCACGTGAGGAACGACGTGTCGACGCCGCCCTGGAGGATGAGGTCCTCGACCAGCCGGCCGATCTCGTTGTCGGCGAGGGCGGTGACCACGGCGGTGCGCAGGCCGAACGCGCGACGCAGCCCGCGCGCGACGTTGTACTCACCGCCGCCCTCCCAGGCCCGGAACTGGCGGGCGGTGCGGATGCGGCCCTCGCCCGGATCGAGGCGGAGCATCACCTCGCCGAGGGAGACGGCGTCGTAGCGGACGTCGGCGGCGGGACGGATCTGCAGGGGCATGGTTCTCTCCTCGACGGGGGTGGTCAGGGACGCAGGCGCGCGGCGAGCGCGACGGCCTCGGCCACGAGCGACCGGACGGCGTCGACGTCCCCGGCGCGCACGAGGTCGCGGGGGACCATCCACGACCCCCCGACGGCGGCGACGCACGACAGCGCGAGGTACTCGCCGAGGTTGGCCGTGCCGACGCCTCCCGTGGGGACGAACCGCACGCCGCCGAAGGGGGCGGCGAGCGCGGCGATGGCGGCGCTGCCGCCGGACGTCCCGGCCGGGAAGAACTTCACGGTCTCGATGCCGAGCTCCAGGGCGGCCTGCACCTCGGTCGCGGTGACGGCGCCCGGGATCACGGGCACGCCGTGCTCGTGCGCGCGATCCACGACGGCGCGGGACGTGCCGGGGGACACGACGTACCGGGCGCCCGCGGCGACGGCCTGGTCGACCTGGGCGGGCGTGAGGACGGTGCCCGCGCCGACGAGCACGTCGCCGCGCTCGGCCAGCACGCGGATCGCGTCGGCTGCCGCGGCGGTGCGGAAGGTGACCTCGGCGACGGGCAGGCCACCGGAGACGAGGGCCTCGCCGAGGGCGGCGGCGTCCGCGGCGTCGTCGACCACGACGACGGGGACCAGGCGGTGGGCGGCGAGCTGCTCGAGGATGTCGGCCATGATGCTCCGTTTCGTCTAGCGGAACGCTAGTGGCGGTCTGCGGAACAAGCATGCCATGGCGGTGTGCCCGGGCCCCACGGGGACGGGCGCGTCAGACGTGGAGCGCGAGCCCCGTGGGCAGCAGCGGCGTCGCGACGGCGACCACGCGCTCGTGCAGCGTCGTCATGCGCTCGGGAGTCATGCGGTCCGCCGGGGCGGTGACGCTGAGCGCTGCCACGGGACGCCCGCCGCGCAGCAGCGGCACCGCGAGGCACGCGATGCCGGGCTCGTTCTCCTGGACCTCCGTCGCGTAGCCGCGCGACCGGGCCGCCTCCAGCTCGGTGGCCAGAGCGGTGGCCGTGATCCGTCCGGCCGGGCGGACGGCGCTCGCGTACACGTCCAGGGCCGCCTCGGGCGTCGTGCCGAACGCGAGGAGCGCCCGGCCGAGCGCGGTCGTCGCCGCCCAGTTGCGCCGCCCGACGGCGGACCAGACCCGCACCGGACGGTCCGGCTCGACCTTGTCCAGGTAGACGACGTGGACGCCGTTGAGCACCCCGAGGTGCACGAGCTCGTTGGTCGCCGAGCACACGGCGACGAGCGCGCCGTGCAGGCGCGCGGGCAGGTCGTTCTCGGAGAAGTACCGGTCCGCGAGACCCACGCCTGCCGGCCCGAGGGAGTACCTGCCGGTCGTGGGGTCCTGCGAGACGTAGTCGCGGTGGCGCAGCGCGGCGAGCGAGCGGTGCACGGTCGTCTTGTGCACGCCGAGGCTCGCGGACAGGTCCGCGAGCGAGACCCCGCCCGGACCCGCGGACGCGACCGTCTCGAGCGTGCGCAGCGCACGGTCGACGCTCTCGACCGGCGACGTCGGCACGACGACCGGGGGATCGACCTCCACGGCACCACCCTACGGGTCGGCGGTCGAGGGACCGACGCCCAGGAGCGCTCAGAGGTCGGTGGCCGCGAAGGTGTCGCAGGCCGCGAGCGAGCCCTGCTCGTAACCGATGGTGAACCACTTCTGGCGCTGCTCGCTCGACCCGTGGGTCCAGGTGTCGGGGTCGACCCCGCCGCCGGACTGCTGCTGGATATGGTCGTCGCCCACCGAGGCGGCGGCGTCCAGCGCCTGCGCGAGCTCCCCGGCCGTGGGGGGTTCGAGGAACGTCACGCCCGGTCGGTCGGGATCCTCTCGCGTCGCTGCGTCGCCGGCCCACATGCCGGCGTAGCAGTCGGCCTGCAGCTCGATGCGCACGGAGTCCGACTCGGCGCCGCCCCCGCTGCGGTCGGCGGCGTCGAAGACGCCCGTGAGGTTCTGGATGTGGTGCCCGTACTCGTGCGCGTAGATGTACATCTCCGCCAGCGGCCCGCCTTGGGCGCCGAACTGCTGCTGGAGCACCTCGAAGAACGAGACGTCGAGGTAGATGCCCTGGTCGGGCGGGCAGTAGAACGGACCGGTGGACGACGAGGCCTGACCGCAGCCTGTCGAGATGCCTCCTGTGAACTCGTTGGCCGTCGGGGCCACGAACGACGTGCCGGCCGGGACCGTCGCCCCCCAGAACGCGTCCAGGGACTGCACTGTGGCGGAGAACCGGCACAGGGGATCGGTGTTCGCCTGCTCGACGGTGCACTCCTCGACCACACCGGTGGGCGCGCTCTGGCCGCCCTGCTGGCCGCCGTCCACCAACCCGGACATGTCCTGCCCGGTGAACAGGTAGATCGCCAGCGCGATGATCCCGATGAGACCGCCACCGCCCGCCACCGCCCGGCCGCCGCCGTGGCGCCTGACCCGCCCGCCCTCGAAGTTCCCGCCGTCGCTGAAAGTCACGGGCACACGGTAGTGCGGGCGGCCTGACCGCGCGCGGGCAGCGGGGACCCGTGCGGGTGGGCCCGCGGCGCCCCTCAGTCACCCAGGCCGCGGGCCGCCAGGGCGTCGCCCGTCGTGCGGGCGTGGCCGACCATGCGAACGGCCGCCGGGACGACGACGGCGCGCGGGTCACGGTCCAGCCCGCGGGCGCGGGCGGCGTCGCGCGCCTCGCCCATGACCTGGACCAGTACGGGGACGGTCCGCAGGAACAGCCCGACGGCGAGCACGACCGTCTCGGGAGGCAGTCCGACGTGCCGCAGCGGACGCGCGGCGCGCGCGACGACCGCGAGGAGGTCGTCGGCCCGGGTTGTGGCCGTCACGAGGGCCCCGGCCAGCACGAGCGTGAGGAGGTCGAGCGCGACCTCGGCGCCCAGCGCCGGTCCGCGCACCCACGTCTGGTAGCCACCGAGCACGGCCGCGGTCAGGAGCACGTGCAGCAGCCCACGCGTCGCACGATGCCACGGCACGCGCGCCACCGCTGTCACGAGGACCACGAGACCGAGACCCGCGGCCGCCACCGCCGGACCCGCCGGCAGGACGACGGCGACGCCCGTCACCGCGAGCAGCAGGAGCTTGACCGATGCGGGCAGGCGGTGGACGACGCTGGAGCCGGGATGGTGCAGCCCCAGGGGCCCCGCCCACGGAGCGCGCAGCGGGCGGCCGCGCGTCACGACGCCCCTGCGGCGCCGGGCCTGGCGCCGTGGACGGGAACGGTGGGCGGCGTGGCACCCATGAGCGTGCGGTAGTGCCCGAGGGCCGGTCCGGGGACGTCGTCGGCGACGACCCGGCCGGCGTCGACGACCAGCACCCGGTCCGCCCGCTCCGCCGCCTCGAGGTCGTGCGTCACGGCGACCACCTGCTGGGGGAGCGACGCCAGCAACGCGTCCACGTGCGTGCGCCAGCGCAGGTCGAGCAGCGTCGTGGGCTCGTCGCACACGAGCACGGTCGGCTCCGTCGCGAGGACCGCCGCCAGCGCGAGCAGCTGGCGCTGCCCGCCGGACAGCGCGTGCACGGAGACGTGCGCGCGGTCCGCCAGGCCGTACCGGGACAGCACCTCGAGGGCACGCACCTCGCGCTCGCGGGCGTCCGGCACCGCGCGCCGCAGGGACAGCGCGACGTCCTCGACGGGTGTCGGCATCACGATCTGCGCGTCGGGGTCGGTGAACACGAAGCCGACGTGGCGCCGCACCGCCGCACCGTCGGCGACGGTGTCGAGGCCGTCGACGCGCACGCGCCCCGCCGACGGCAGGACGAGCCCGTTGAGCAGGCGCGCGAGCGTCGACTTGCCGGACCCGTTGGCACCGACGACGGCGACGTGCCGTTCGGTCAGCCGCAGCGACACCGGGCCGAGGAGCCGCACGACGCGGTCGGGGCCGCCGGCCGGGTCGGGGGACCAGGCGGTGACCTCGGCGGCGTCGAGCTCGATCACGGCGGTCAGCGCCGGTCGCGGCGCAGGTCGGGGAACGCGCGGAGCACGGCGAGCGTGACCCCGGCCGCGAGCAGGTTCTTCACGACGTCGCCGGGCCAGTAGACGACGTCGATCGCGAGCGCCTCGCGGGCCGTGACGCCCAGGCGCGCCATGAGCCCGAGGACGCCCGCGGGGTGCGTCACGAGGAACGACGAGCCGAGCCCCGCCGCGACGAGCAGCGGGTAGCGCCACACCGGACGCGCCCGCAGCGCGAGACCGCCGAGCCACCCCGCGGCGGCCGCCGCGAGCGGGAACGCGAGCAGGTAGCCGACGGACGGCTTGCCGAGCACGCCGAGGCCGCCGGTCATCTCGGCGAAGACCGGGACGCCCGCGAGACCGACGACCAGGTACAGCGCGATCGCGAGGAACCCGCGGCGCGCCCCGAGCACGAGGCCCGCGACGACGACGCCGAACGTCTGCAGCGTGATCGGCACGCCGGACCCGGTCGGGATCGCCGGGACCAGTGCGCACGCGGCGACGAACGCCGCGAACGTCGCGACGAGCGCGACGTCCGTGCTGGTGCGCCGCGCGACCCGGGGAGCCGGCGGATGAGCGAGGAGGCCCGGCACCGCCGTGCCGGGTGCTGAGGTGTCCGTCCGGGTGGGGCTGTCGTCCGCGGGACTGGTGGGCATGCGGTGGCTCCCGGTGAGGATGAGGTGGAGGTCGGACGCCCGACCGCTCGCCACGCTAGCGGCTGGGTACGATGGTCGGCGTTTGTGCCGGGGGCCAGAACCCACCCGGTCTTCTCGTAGGAAACCGAGGAACACCCCTGTGATCACCGCTTCGGGCGTGGAGCTGCGCGTCGGCGCCCGCGTCCTGCTGGAACCGACGACCTTCCGGATCGCCTCCGGCGACCGCATCGGTCTCGTCGGCCGCAACGGTGCGGGCAAGACCACCCTGACCAAGACCCTGGCCGGGGAGACCCAGCCGACCGGCGGGACGATCTCGCGCAGCGGCGACGTGGGCTACCTGCCCCAGGACCCGAGCGCGGGCGACCTCACGCAGCTCGCGATGGACCGGGTGCTGGGCGCCCGCGGCCTCGACGCCGTCCTGGCGTCGATGCGCGAGACCGAGGTCGCCATGGCGTCGGCGGACGACGCGACGCGCGACAAGGCGATGGACCGCTACACGCGGCTCGAGGCGCGGTTCACCGCCGCCGGCGGGTACGCGGCCGAGAGCGAGGCGCACCGCATCACGGCAGCGCTCGGGCTCGACGACCGCGTCCTCGGGCAGAACCTCGGCACGCTGTCCGGTGGTCAGCGCCGCCGGGTCGAGCTCGCGCGCATCCTGTTCTCGGGAGCGGACACGCTGCTGCTCGACGAGCCGACCAACCACCTCGACGCCGACTCCATCGTGTGGCTGCGCGAGTACCTCAAGAGCTACCCGGGCGGGTTCGTCGTCATCAGCCACGACGTCGAGCTGCTGCGCGCGACCGTCAACAAGGTGTTCTACCTCGACGCGAACCGCTCGCAGCTCGACCTGTACAACCTGGGCTGGGACGCGTACATCCTGCAGCGCGAGACGGACGAGAAGCGCCGGCGCCGCGAGCGGGCCAACGCCGAGAAGAAGGCCGCGACGCTCATGGCGCAGGCCGACAAGATGCGCGCCAAGGCCACCAAGGCGGTCGCCGCGCAGAACATGGCCCGCCGTGCCGAGCGCATGCTGTCGGGCCTCGACGCGGTCCGCGCGTCGGACAAGGTGGCCCGGCTCCGGTTCCCCGACCCGGCACCGTGCGGGCGCACCCCCCTGACGGCGGAGGGGCTGTCGAAGTCGTACGGCTCGCAGGAGGTCTTCACGGACGTCTCGCTCGCGATCGACCGGGGGAGCAAGGTCGTCGTCCTGGGCCTCAACGGTGCCGGCAAGACGACGCTGCTGCGCATGCTCGGCGGTCTGCAGGAGCCCGACACCGGTGAGGTCAAGCCGGGTCACGGCCTCAAGCTCGGGTACTACGCGCAGGAGCACGAGACGCTCGACCTGGGCCGCACCGTCCTGGAGAACCTGCGCACCGCGGCACCCGACCTCACCGACACCCAGGTGCGGTCCGTCCTGGGCTCGTTCCTGTTCTCGGGGGACGACGCCGACAAGCCGGCGCGCGTGCTCTCGGGCGGTGAGAAGACCCGCCTTGCCCTGGCGACGCTCGTCGTGTCGAGCGCCAACGTGCTGCTGCTCGACGAGCCGACGAACAACCTCGACCCGGCCTCGCGCGAGGAGATCCTCGCCGCGCTGCGCGGCTACCAGGGCGCCGTCGTGCTCGTCAGCCACGACGAGGGCGCGGTCGCGGCCCTCGAGCCCGAGCGGGTCCTGCTGCTGCCGGACGGCGACGAGGACCTGTGGAGCGCCGACTACCTGGACCTCATCGCGCTGGCCTGAGCGGTGACGTCGCGCGCCTCGTGCGCGGCGATCTCGGCGTCCTCGTCGAGCTCGTCGCGCCCGCGCGCGCGGCGCGGCCGTGGCGGCCGCAGCGTGTCCGGCCCGTCGCCCACCCTGACCACGGACGTCCACTCGCGCCGCGCGGCCACGCCGAAGGCCGCGAGGGCACCGAGGGCGAAGACCCACCACTGGAACGCGTACGACAGGTGCGAGCCGGGGTCGGTGCTCGGGGCGGCCAGCGCGCCGAGCGGCTCGGCGGCGGCCGGCTGCTCGCGCACGAGCGCGCCGTAGGCCGCGTAGGGCTCGCCCTCGACGCCGCCCGCGGTGAGCACCTGGGCGGGCGCGATGGCCTGCACCTGCCGGGCCGGGGCGTCACGGCTGCTCGTGGCCTCGCCCGGGCGCAGCCGGACGGTGACCGTCACGTCGCCGCGCGGCGGCGCCGGCACGTCGAC of Cellulomonas dongxiuzhuiae contains these proteins:
- the eda gene encoding bifunctional 4-hydroxy-2-oxoglutarate aldolase/2-dehydro-3-deoxy-phosphogluconate aldolase; this translates as MADILEQLAAHRLVPVVVVDDAADAAALGEALVSGGLPVAEVTFRTAAAADAIRVLAERGDVLVGAGTVLTPAQVDQAVAAGARYVVSPGTSRAVVDRAHEHGVPVIPGAVTATEVQAALELGIETVKFFPAGTSGGSAAIAALAAPFGGVRFVPTGGVGTANLGEYLALSCVAAVGGSWMVPRDLVRAGDVDAVRSLVAEAVALAARLRP
- a CDS encoding IclR family transcriptional regulator, with amino-acid sequence MEVDPPVVVPTSPVESVDRALRTLETVASAGPGGVSLADLSASLGVHKTTVHRSLAALRHRDYVSQDPTTGRYSLGPAGVGLADRYFSENDLPARLHGALVAVCSATNELVHLGVLNGVHVVYLDKVEPDRPVRVWSAVGRRNWAATTALGRALLAFGTTPEAALDVYASAVRPAGRITATALATELEAARSRGYATEVQENEPGIACLAVPLLRGGRPVAALSVTAPADRMTPERMTTLHERVVAVATPLLPTGLALHV
- the ypfJ gene encoding KPN_02809 family neutral zinc metallopeptidase, translating into MTFSDGGNFEGGRVRRHGGGRAVAGGGGLIGIIALAIYLFTGQDMSGLVDGGQQGGQSAPTGVVEECTVEQANTDPLCRFSATVQSLDAFWGATVPAGTSFVAPTANEFTGGISTGCGQASSSTGPFYCPPDQGIYLDVSFFEVLQQQFGAQGGPLAEMYIYAHEYGHHIQNLTGVFDAADRSGGGAESDSVRIELQADCYAGMWAGDAATREDPDRPGVTFLEPPTAGELAQALDAAASVGDDHIQQQSGGGVDPDTWTHGSSEQRQKWFTIGYEQGSLAACDTFAATDL
- a CDS encoding energy-coupling factor transporter transmembrane component T family protein — protein: MTRGRPLRAPWAGPLGLHHPGSSVVHRLPASVKLLLLAVTGVAVVLPAGPAVAAAGLGLVVLVTAVARVPWHRATRGLLHVLLTAAVLGGYQTWVRGPALGAEVALDLLTLVLAGALVTATTRADDLLAVVARAARPLRHVGLPPETVVLAVGLFLRTVPVLVQVMGEARDAARARGLDRDPRAVVVPAAVRMVGHARTTGDALAARGLGD
- a CDS encoding energy-coupling factor ABC transporter ATP-binding protein, with the translated sequence MIELDAAEVTAWSPDPAGGPDRVVRLLGPVSLRLTERHVAVVGANGSGKSTLARLLNGLVLPSAGRVRVDGLDTVADGAAVRRHVGFVFTDPDAQIVMPTPVEDVALSLRRAVPDAREREVRALEVLSRYGLADRAHVSVHALSGGQRQLLALAAVLATEPTVLVCDEPTTLLDLRWRTHVDALLASLPQQVVAVTHDLEAAERADRVLVVDAGRVVADDVPGPALGHYRTLMGATPPTVPVHGARPGAAGAS
- a CDS encoding biotin transporter BioY, whose product is MPTSPADDSPTRTDTSAPGTAVPGLLAHPPAPRVARRTSTDVALVATFAAFVAACALVPAIPTGSGVPITLQTFGVVVAGLVLGARRGFLAIALYLVVGLAGVPVFAEMTGGLGVLGKPSVGYLLAFPLAAAAAGWLGGLALRARPVWRYPLLVAAGLGSSFLVTHPAGVLGLMARLGVTAREALAIDVVYWPGDVVKNLLAAGVTLAVLRAFPDLRRDRR
- the abc-f gene encoding ribosomal protection-like ABC-F family protein yields the protein MITASGVELRVGARVLLEPTTFRIASGDRIGLVGRNGAGKTTLTKTLAGETQPTGGTISRSGDVGYLPQDPSAGDLTQLAMDRVLGARGLDAVLASMRETEVAMASADDATRDKAMDRYTRLEARFTAAGGYAAESEAHRITAALGLDDRVLGQNLGTLSGGQRRRVELARILFSGADTLLLDEPTNHLDADSIVWLREYLKSYPGGFVVISHDVELLRATVNKVFYLDANRSQLDLYNLGWDAYILQRETDEKRRRRERANAEKKAATLMAQADKMRAKATKAVAAQNMARRAERMLSGLDAVRASDKVARLRFPDPAPCGRTPLTAEGLSKSYGSQEVFTDVSLAIDRGSKVVVLGLNGAGKTTLLRMLGGLQEPDTGEVKPGHGLKLGYYAQEHETLDLGRTVLENLRTAAPDLTDTQVRSVLGSFLFSGDDADKPARVLSGGEKTRLALATLVVSSANVLLLDEPTNNLDPASREEILAALRGYQGAVVLVSHDEGAVAALEPERVLLLPDGDEDLWSADYLDLIALA
- a CDS encoding SURF1 family cytochrome oxidase biogenesis protein, yielding MSTAGPAAADLRAAARRQAVGLVLVAVVVAVTCTFLGRWQWQRHVDRDAAIAVVEANYAAAPVDLADVVPDPDAVLPDTDAWRSVEVSGRYLDDATVLLRNRPVDGTPAYHALVPLLVTDAAPRDAGDPVAAGRVLVVDRGWVPTGADGSVDVDVPAPPRGDVTVTVRLRPGEATSSRDAPARQVQAIAPAQVLTAGGVEGEPYAAYGALVREQPAAAEPLGALAAPSTDPGSHLSYAFQWWVFALGALAAFGVAARREWTSVVRVGDGPDTLRPPRPRRARGRDELDEDAEIAAHEARDVTAQASAMRSR